The Nitrospira sp. sequence CCGGCGGCAGCATGCGCAAACCGCTCCGCAATGCCACATGCAAACGGTCCCGGCATTTCATCGCATGGTGCATGGGAATCTTGAACCGTTCATCTTGCTGCCCGAAAGACTCATAGGCAGACGGCTGGTAGGTTTTCAGGACGTCGGAAAAGTGATCTCTCGTCAATTCGTAGGCCATCACGCGCTCGTCATATGTAATGAAACCGGCCGCCTCTGGAGAATTGCTCGACGCATCCTAAAATGAGGAACTGCTGCGACTGATAGCATCATGAGACACGGTAGTACGGGTAGCGCATAGCGACCGGCTTCCACAGTGAAGGGCACATACCCCGCCGTCAGGCCGATAGGGAACAGATAGAGAGGAAGCAGGGTCTTCCAGTGCTCTCGATGAACCCACGCACTGAAGCAAGCCAAGACAATCAGACCAGGAACAAGCAACAGCCGCTTGACCAGACTATACGTGGCCACCGCCAAATTCCTCTCCTTGAGATCCTTCTGCAGCCCATGCATGAACCCTTGTCCTTCATCCGACAAGTAGTATGCGTTGCCGACCCAGAAATCCCAGATCCTTCCACATGTCAGGGCCGCGTAATTCAATGGGTCGGCCACGATTCGATCTACTCCCTTTCTACGAAGCAGTTGATCCGTCGACACGTCATACATCGCATATGCATAGGGCAGCGGGGTGATCCCGGCACTCTCCCATATGGCTTGTTCTTGTTCCTGCGACATCGGCCAACTGCCCCGAGACGAGGGATCACTTCCCATCCACAGCCCTGCGCCCACACCGGCCGAAACCGGGATAATGTGATGAAACGACATGTAGTTCCGCACGGACCACGGCAGCACGAGCACGAGACACGTCGCTCCGTACACCACTCCATACTTGACCCGTTGTGAGAGCTGATCGGTGTCTATCCATATGAACGCCATCAAGACCACGGCCAACACCAAGACCACCGGTTTACACAGGATCGTCAGACCGGCAGCGAGCCCCATCAGGGTGAATTGACGGCTGGACGGGACCTGTGCAGATCTGACCACCGTCCAGAGCCAGACACTGATTAACAGTGTCAAAAGGGCTTCGCTCCGGATCCTTGGGTCATAGGTCCAATAGGCCGGATAAAGGAATACGATGGACGCAGTCCACGCCCCTACTCGGGAATCCCACAATGCAGTTCCAACTCGGTAGAGACTCCACGCGGCTCCGAGATCGAAGAGTATATGAAGCATCGGCACCCAGTCCGGTCGATGGCCGACCAGGAAATAGAAACTTGCGAGCACGGCCGGATAGAGAGGGGCGACATGCGCGGCAGGATCGACCCCATCCAGCGTGAACCGCCCCAGAATCACCAGATTCCATGCCAGCGTATCAAACAGCTGATCGACGGCAAACGAATGCCCTGGCGCCGTCCAGATGACCCAGGCTCGCGCAAGCAGACCCATACAGATTGCCGACAGGACAATCATTCCTGTGTTGAACCTCTGACTATTCGGGCGGCCGATCATTTAATACAGACCCCGATCAAGTTGGTGTCTTCGGCAATTCCTTCGCCGTATTCAATATCCGCCGGAACGATCTCGTCCAACGGTGGTCCCCCATGCCATCGACTGATCAGGCCACCGATCCAATGACGGATGGGTCGTGGCACACAATTTCGGAGTCCTGACGGATCCCACTGACGGACGCGATCCATCGATTGTTCTACAGCCATCAACCGCCGGCCTTGGCGGCGTCCATACCAGCGAATGATCGAAAAGTATGGCGCCAGGAGCGCTTCGAACTCATCCGCCGTGTATTCACGAACGTGGTAAGGATCACCTGGAATGACTCCCCTCCCCTTTCCATGAGGTGTAAAAATGATGAGCATGCCTTGAGGTTTCAACACGCGAGTGAGCTCGGCGACGAAACGCTGGTCATCTTGGATGTGTTCAATCGTATCCTGTGAAACGATGCAGTCGAACGATTCATCCCGAAAACCGAGGGCGCATCCATCCATCGCAAGAAAATCGACATTGCATCGAGGATAATCGGTTCGGCTCTTGGCGACGACGCTTGGCACGCAATCGATCCCGACAATCCGATCCGCCCTAGCGCCGAGGTAGTCGGCACCGTAACCGGTTCCACAAGAGAGATCCAAAATGCGCCGGTTCCCCAGTGAGCCGACTTGACGAGCGGCCCACACATATCCTGACAAGTTCACCATGTGCTGCGTATCAGTGGGATAAGGGGATCGTCGTTCCACGAGCGTGTCCTTTATCCTTTATTCAGACCGGACCAGGCCAAGCCAGTCTGTGTCGGCCGTCTTCCGATCAATAAACGACGTACGATCGACAGATAGGTGTCGAAAGATATGTCTGTCGCAACCGATTGGGATCTGCCGAGCGCCCCGATCAGACGAACCAGTGCTCCAACGGCTATCCAGCCTTTCATGATCCAGCATTTGAGCCATGAAAAGTGTTTTTCCACGTACCTGATTCGGCTGAACTCCCATACGATGTTCAAACAAGCTCGATCATTCGTTCCACTGCGGCCGAGCAAATGTACGATGTCTGCATCGGCCAGATGCCGAATCCGATACCCCCGCCGCCGGATTTCCCGGCATAGATCCACATCCTCGAAATACATGAAATACCCTTCGTCTAACCCACCGCACGCCTTCATCAGCTCGCGGCGCACCAGGAGACACGCCCCATTGATCCAGTCCACATCCTGTGACTGCGAACAGTCGATGACCTGCCTGGCCGCCAGGGAACCCTGTAACGTAGGAGCCCATCGTCGGAAGACCTCGGCATAGATCAGATGATCCCGAATCGATGGAAAGGGATAACAAGATTGGTACAGGAGGCCATCCCCGGTCCACTGTTTGCACCCCACGGCGCCGATCGTTGGCTCTTGATCAAGACAGGCCAGCATCCGATCCAATGTCTGCGGCCATATACGTGTGTCGCTGTTCAACATGAGAAAATATCGCCCGCGGCTCAGTGCGAACGCTTGGTTGACCGCTTTGGCAAATCCCAGGTTGTCTGGATTCACAATAAGGTCAATCTTGGGATACGTCATTTGCACGGCGGGTACCGTCGCATCCTGCGAGTTGTTGTCTACGACGATGACTTCAAATCGAATCGCATCCGTAGATTCGAACACCGACTTGAGGCAATCGAGCAACAACGTTCGGGTGTTGTAGCTGATGATGGCGATCGACATGTCCACTAAATCTCCTGAATCTCCCGATGTCATGCTCTTGCACCCTGTGCTTGATAGTTCCAGAGCGCATTGAGGCGTGGACGCTCAATCCACCACAGATACCCACCGAGCATTCCAGCGGCAAGCAGAGCAAGGATCTCGGGCGTCCAGGGAATCGCGACTTGATGCTCTCCCTGTAGTGAGGAGAGGAGTACGCCCGCTATGAGACCAATGATCCCTGTTCGGCCGAGTGCCACGAAGGTGGCATGGCCGGATGAGCCCAGAAGTCGGTGTGTTTCCAACGCTTGCAGTACAACGCCGAGTATGAAGCTGATTGTCAGCGAGAGAGCGGCGCCGAGTACCCCCAACGAGCTCGTCATTGGAACAATGATGGCCAGATACAATACACACTGCCCGACCCAACTCCTCATTTGAAGGTCGGGACGTCCCATTCCAAAGTGCAACGAGGCCATCACAGCGGCATATCCGCTACAAACGGTATATACACAAAGCACTTTCAGCGGATCGACAATACCGATCCATTGCGGGCCAAACACGAAGGGCACAAGAATAGGCGCCAAGGTACCGATCATCACCGCCAGCGGAATGTAGGCGATACCCACAAGTCCCGCTTGGAGGTCGAAGACACGGGCAACCCCGAGCCGGTCTTGCTGCAATGAAGCATACGTCGGCACGCTGATTTGCTGCATGAGCGATGTGGCTCGAGCGCCCAACAGCAGCGGGATGGCGAGCGCCACCTGATAGAATCCGAGCGCTTCCGCTCCGAGTTCCCGACCGACGACCAGTTCTCCACCGGTCATGACCCCGAAGGCACACAGCGTCGTGATGTTGAGACGGCTGCCGTACCGGAAAAAGTAGGATACTGATGAGCTTTTCAGGGACCACCGCGGAGTAAAGGGCGACACCAGAAAAGACAGCACACATCCGACCACCAGGCCGGCCAGCTGCCCGATGACGAGTGCCCAGACGGTCCGGTAGACAACCGCAACGGTGACGGTCACGGTCGCTTCCACACTTCGACGGACAACATCCAGTGTCACGCGACGCTTCAGGTCGAGTTGTTTCATCATCATGGCCAGTGCCGGGCTTTGGACTCCCTGTACGATCAATGCCAGGGCGTGGACACGCAACAGGGACTCAAGCACCGGCATACGCATCAGATCGCTGATTATCCCCGCCAAGACCCAGATTCCTGCCGCCATCACCAGCCCCCGGAGAGCCGACAGTGTCCATGCCGTGGCCAGGTCTTCCTCAGTCACGCGCTCTTTCGCAATGAGAGCCGAATCAACCCCCAACTCACTGAGGGTCAACATCGCCAGTAACACGGCGGCCGACGCGGCCATGATTCCGAAATCCACCGGTGTCAGGATTCTCGCCAGGACGGCAAGTTGTCCCGCCGCAATCACCTTGTCGAGCAAGAATCCTCCACCAGCCCACCAGCCGGCGCGAAGGATCCGATGACGTAGACGCGTCGCGCCCGATTCATCATTCTGAATAGACATGGTCAGTCGACTGTCCGTGTGCCTGTTGCCCTGCCGTGCCGTTCATGCCGCGAGCGCTGTTCCGGCGATAGCCCGGTGACAGACCTGCTCGAGTTGCGCGGCTCGTGCCGACCAGGTATGAGATCTCATCACGGCAGCCCGCCCGCGCTCTCCCATGCTTCGTCGGAGCTGATGATCGCCCAAGAGCGTAACGAGTTGCCGAGCAAGATCGTCTGGATCGTCGGCTGCTGTCGGCAAACCGCAGCGCAGCTCAGATACGGTGTCTCCGTAGCCGGGCCCTTCCGTTGCGACGACCGGTCGCCCACAAGCCAAATATTCCCACAGCTTCATTGAATCCCCTGGATAGGAACGAGTCTGTCGATGGAGGACCACACAGACGTCGCAGGCCGCAATCCATTGAGGCACAACATCGAAGCCGGCGCGCCCGGTAAAACGGATGTAAGGAGAAAGTTGGAGGCGATCAACCCGTTGTTCTAATGCGGCCTTTGTTTGCCCGTCTCCGACCAAAAGGCATTGCACCGTTGGAAAGGATTTTGCGACGATGACCATTGCATCGACCAATGTATCCAGACCATGCCACGGGAAAAATCCTCCGACAAATCCGATGTAGGGTCCCGAACCGCCGAGATGTAATTCCTTCCTGGCTCGTTCATGCGATTGCGGACAGAACCGATCTGGGTCCACCCCATTCCTGATCACGAAGCATTTCTTGGGATCGACCGGCTCAAGGCTTTGGAGACTTATCAACATTTCTGGGCATACACTCACGACCGCCTTTGCCTTCCTTGATGCACAGCGAAGACCATACGTTAATAGGTCAGGAAGCGGTGCAAGACGCCACAGACCTCGTACTTCCTCAGCGGGGAGTCCGTTGACGAAGTACACGACAGGACAGGAGACGTTTCGCAGAGCCCAAAGGGGAGCCATCTGACCGGGTGAATCGAACCACAGCAACAGATCCGGTCGACTTGTACATAGGAGTCTTTTGAGTGTACGGATCGAGTTCACGAGAAATGAAACGGGACGCATGCTTCCCCATCTGACCACGGGAACCCGCTGCATGCGGATTGCGGCCGGCGCTGAGAAGCCGGATTCGTATCGATGAGACTCCGGAGCCACCACGGTGACCTCATGCCCTCGTAATGCCAACGCCTTGGCAAGTTCCAATACCTGCCGCGCACCACCCGCCGCCACCCCGAGATCTTCGTCACAGTACGTGAGAATGTGCATGATGAGTGGCTGTCATGTCTTCATCGAGCCATCGTCTGAGTTGTCCCGCGATGGCCGTCCAGGAAAACCTGCTTTCCACGAAGCGGCGACCCTGCGCACCCATGACTCCGCACCGCGCTGAGTCCTTCAAGAGTGCGATGATTGCATCGGCAAGCGGGCGGGCCTCGTCCGGCGGCACCAATTGCACACCGCTATCGGTAGTGAAGATCGAGACGACGGAGGGAATGGCGCTGGCCACTACCGGCCGGCCACACGCGAGATAGTCGAAAATCTTCACGGGCGAGGTCTCACCTCGATCGCCGCGAAACGGAGCCACGCAGACACTCATGGCACTGATCCAAACCGGAACCTCCCAGTATGGAATGCGACCCGTCCATGCGATGCTGTCCTCCAGATTAAGTCGCGCCGCCTGTTGCTTGAGTTCTTCAGCCGCCTCTCCGTCGCCCACCAAGATGAGCTGTGCCGTCGGATACACCGTCTTGATCACAAGCATCGCACTCAGCAGGGCATCCAAACCCTGATAACGGTAGAAACTCCCGACGAATCCAACATACGGGCGGGAAGGCGAGAGCCCCAGCTCCAATCGAGCGGCCACCGCGTCACGCGGAACAAACAATTGCACATCCGTTCCACTGGGAAGTAGTGCGATCCGCTCGAGCGGCACGTCATAGCGTTCATGAAGCAACGACCGCAATCCCTCCGTCAGCACGACAATGCGGTCACAATGCCGCAATGCCAGGCGGGCCGATAGCCGCTTGAGACTGTGCACGACTCCTGTCCGATCATCGAGCCATTCGGGAACCGGCTCGCCGTTCACCTCGCAGACGCACGGCACGCCAAGGAGTTTGGCCAGAACCAATGCGTGTGGGCTGTCCATCCATCGGTAATACACGACATCCGGCCGTGCGAGCAGGGCACGCATCAGCCCATGTATGAATGAGAACAGTGCGTACGAAAGCGGCCGGAGAAACCGCAGGTGGATGAGCCGGATCGGAATGACCGTGCAGACACGCCGTCTCAGCGCGGATCGATACCGCGGGGGAAAGAGCGTGACTCTATCTCCAACCTTGGTGAGGGCGTCCGCCAAGGCCCACATTCGGATCAACCCGACCGGATCACGAGGAGCATCCGGCTCATACCAATAGCAAAAGAGAAACCACGTCACACAGCCTCCTGGGGCCTGGCCGGCGACTCAATCTGAGCCGATAGAGTCGGCAATAGCATGACGAGCCCTGCGCAAAGCCAAAATGGTTCCATAATGCGGATGATGATGAAGGTATTGGCCCCGATCCCGTGGGCAAGGAGAGCGAGCAAGCCCAACAGAAGTCCGTGGGCCAATCCTTTGGCGAACGGATCGGTTTGAGACAGAAACGACTCTCGAGCGCAGCGCCAGAGTCGATAGATGATGAATCCGAAGGCGACAAGCCCTGCAAGGCCTGTCTCGCCGATGATCTTGACGTATTGGGCGTCCGCCCAAGCATATCCCGTGATGCCACGCCCTAAGATCGGATCGTGAACCCAGTCTTTCAAGACGTACGCCCATGACTTCAAGCGCTCTGTCGTCGAAAGATCCAGTCCCACCTTGCCGACCTTTATCTCTCCGCCATACTGGCGCCCGAAAAACGTTTCATTCACACGTTGTTTCACATTCGCAGGCGCCAACAGTGGAATCAGCATGATGATGGCGAGCAGGAGCGTGACCACACGCGGCCGCCGCCACTGGGTCAACCCTACCGCCATGAGCAGGACGGCTCCGGCGAGGTAGGACGAACGCGACAAGGTAGCCATGAGCGCCAAGATGGCAAAACCGCTGAGCACCAGCAATGCAATGCGGATTGGGCCGATCTGAATATGCAACAACAGACCCGTCATGATGGCCAGTAAAAACACCAGGTAGCCGCCGAGCGTATTTGGTTCACCGCTTTCCCCCTCGAAGGGCGCTGATGCGCGTTGCCCGCTTGGGATTTGATAAATCGCATACACGCTCACGATGAGACCCACAACGAGCAGAGCCGACACGAGGCCTACGACCTGCTCCTGTGACCGCACATGGTTGACGACCATGAAAAACACGAAGAAGTATTCGAAGTATTTCAGGACGAAGAAAAACCCTGTCATGGGTCTGACATGTCCGTTCAAGATGCCGACGAGAGTCGAAACCACGCAGATCACCATGTACACGGCGATCGGTCGGTTGAGTGGAGTCTCCCGAAACAGGGCCAGCTCACGATAGATGATATTCTTGACCAACCAGCTCGCTCCGATGATGACCAAGAGGATGTCGTCCATTCGAAACGACAGTTCCCGCCCGCCAACACCGCGGCCTTCGACCCGTCCGACCGCAATTTCAGGCGACAACAGCATCGACGCGATCAGGAGATAGAGCGCAGCGGATACGGACGTGAAGGCCGTCAGAACGATCAAGAAGCCGACGACGGCTTGCATGCCGATGGCGGGTGTTGTCAGGGTCAGGCCGAGCGCGATGGCGACCGCAAGAGCCGAAATAACGAGGCTGTCTTGTGCATTAACGGCCGTGTGCTGCATGGCGCGGAAGCTCCTGGAATCACGTCAACGATACTCGTAGCGATAGAGCCCGTACTCCGGCGTGACTTCCGATTTCACGTTAGTGAGGACCACTCCAAGCACATTCGCCTGCGCATGGTCGAGCAGGAATTTGGCGCGTTTAAGAGCATTCCGCCCGATCCGACCGACCTGGTACACGAGAATGGCCCCGTCGACGCGCGAGCTAAAGGCGACTGCATCCGTGACCGGGAGAATCGGCGGAGTATCGATCAACACGATGTCGTAGTCTTCCTGCATTTCTGATGTCAGCGTTTTGATCTTGTTGATGTTCAAGAACTCGTTCGGATTTCTCGATTCCGACCCGCTGGTGAGCACGTGAAGATTGTCCAACCCTGGGGTATTCATCAACCGATCGACACCGACCGTCCCAAGCATAAGATCCGTCGCCGAGCGCACATAGGATCGCCACGAGGTCGTCCCGAGCAAGGCATCGACCAGTCCGGGCTCGCGCTCTAAGCCCAACCGCTGATGCACGATCGGCTTGCGGAGGTCCGCATCGACCAACAGCACCTTCATCCCCTCTTGCGCCATGGTGATCGCCAGATTGATGACACAGGTACTTTTGCCTTCGCCCAAAGCGGCACTGGTAAAAATGATCGATTTGACTCTCCGATCCATACTGGCGAATTGAATATTCGTTCGAAGTGACCGAAGACTCTCCGACAGGACAGATTTGGGATCGAGCAGGCACACCAGCTTCGACAAACTGTCCGCTACGGAAGGAGGCGTATCCGGAGGCAACGCCTCCACGGCCATGTCTTTGAGGACGTTCTGATCGAACTGTGGAATGATTCCCAAGACGGGCACTTTGAGAAACTCTTCGACTCCTTCGATCGTTCCTATCGAGGTGTCGAAGGATTCCCGGCCGAACGCAAGGACAATGCCCAGGAAGCATCCCATCAACGCTCCGATCATCAGATTCAATGTGACGTTCGATGCATTGATGGGACTCATGGGAGTCATGGCCGGAGCGATCATTGCCACTTCCTCGATCCGTTCTGCTCCTTTGATCAATAATTCCTGATGCTTCGCCTTCAGAGTGGCGAGGAGATCGGTGTTCACCTTGACCTCGCGCTCCAATCGACTCATCTGAATCGCGGCGCGAGGGTATCCGAGGTAGCGCTTCCGATAATGATCCCGCTGTTCTTGCAGCGCGTCTTCCCGATTCATCAGTGTGGCCACTTTGGACTTCAACTCTCGGATCATTTCAGATTTGACATTGTCGATCTTCAACTGCTGCTCCGTCACTTGCGGGTGATCGGGTGTGTAGTTGATGAGCAGGGTGTCTCTTTCCTGAATCAAATCCAACAGCCGCTGATTCAGGATCGTGAGGAGGGCATTTTGTTCCTCGGTAAAGATCCGGCCCGTCTGATTCCCGATGACCGCATCCGATCTCTTGAGCACGGCAATCTGGCGTTCGCCCTCAGCGCGCTTTCGCAACACTTCGTTGTACTGCTCTTCAAGTTTGGTAAAGGTATCCAGCGCGGCTCTCGCCTCGTCCGAGAGGAACACCCGGCCTTCGTTTTCTTTGAATCCCCGCAAGGCCTCTTCCGAGTCGTTGAGGCTTTTTTCAAGATACTCCAGCTGTTCTTCGACGAACCGCCGCGATTCGTTGACGAGACGATTCCGCGCGGCGATATTTTCAACCCG is a genomic window containing:
- a CDS encoding oligosaccharide flippase family protein, coding for MSIQNDESGATRLRHRILRAGWWAGGGFLLDKVIAAGQLAVLARILTPVDFGIMAASAAVLLAMLTLSELGVDSALIAKERVTEEDLATAWTLSALRGLVMAAGIWVLAGIISDLMRMPVLESLLRVHALALIVQGVQSPALAMMMKQLDLKRRVTLDVVRRSVEATVTVTVAVVYRTVWALVIGQLAGLVVGCVLSFLVSPFTPRWSLKSSSVSYFFRYGSRLNITTLCAFGVMTGGELVVGRELGAEALGFYQVALAIPLLLGARATSLMQQISVPTYASLQQDRLGVARVFDLQAGLVGIAYIPLAVMIGTLAPILVPFVFGPQWIGIVDPLKVLCVYTVCSGYAAVMASLHFGMGRPDLQMRSWVGQCVLYLAIIVPMTSSLGVLGAALSLTISFILGVVLQALETHRLLGSSGHATFVALGRTGIIGLIAGVLLSSLQGEHQVAIPWTPEILALLAAGMLGGYLWWIERPRLNALWNYQAQGARA
- a CDS encoding O-antigen ligase family protein, translating into MQHTAVNAQDSLVISALAVAIALGLTLTTPAIGMQAVVGFLIVLTAFTSVSAALYLLIASMLLSPEIAVGRVEGRGVGGRELSFRMDDILLVIIGASWLVKNIIYRELALFRETPLNRPIAVYMVICVVSTLVGILNGHVRPMTGFFFVLKYFEYFFVFFMVVNHVRSQEQVVGLVSALLVVGLIVSVYAIYQIPSGQRASAPFEGESGEPNTLGGYLVFLLAIMTGLLLHIQIGPIRIALLVLSGFAILALMATLSRSSYLAGAVLLMAVGLTQWRRPRVVTLLLAIIMLIPLLAPANVKQRVNETFFGRQYGGEIKVGKVGLDLSTTERLKSWAYVLKDWVHDPILGRGITGYAWADAQYVKIIGETGLAGLVAFGFIIYRLWRCARESFLSQTDPFAKGLAHGLLLGLLALLAHGIGANTFIIIRIMEPFWLCAGLVMLLPTLSAQIESPARPQEAV
- a CDS encoding glycosyltransferase family 4 protein, yielding MHILTYCDEDLGVAAGGARQVLELAKALALRGHEVTVVAPESHRYESGFSAPAAIRMQRVPVVRWGSMRPVSFLVNSIRTLKRLLCTSRPDLLLWFDSPGQMAPLWALRNVSCPVVYFVNGLPAEEVRGLWRLAPLPDLLTYGLRCASRKAKAVVSVCPEMLISLQSLEPVDPKKCFVIRNGVDPDRFCPQSHERARKELHLGGSGPYIGFVGGFFPWHGLDTLVDAMVIVAKSFPTVQCLLVGDGQTKAALEQRVDRLQLSPYIRFTGRAGFDVVPQWIAACDVCVVLHRQTRSYPGDSMKLWEYLACGRPVVATEGPGYGDTVSELRCGLPTAADDPDDLARQLVTLLGDHQLRRSMGERGRAAVMRSHTWSARAAQLEQVCHRAIAGTALAA
- a CDS encoding class I SAM-dependent methyltransferase gives rise to the protein MERRSPYPTDTQHMVNLSGYVWAARQVGSLGNRRILDLSCGTGYGADYLGARADRIVGIDCVPSVVAKSRTDYPRCNVDFLAMDGCALGFRDESFDCIVSQDTIEHIQDDQRFVAELTRVLKPQGMLIIFTPHGKGRGVIPGDPYHVREYTADEFEALLAPYFSIIRWYGRRQGRRLMAVEQSMDRVRQWDPSGLRNCVPRPIRHWIGGLISRWHGGPPLDEIVPADIEYGEGIAEDTNLIGVCIK
- a CDS encoding polysaccharide biosynthesis tyrosine autokinase, with the translated sequence MAQYELNVIDYWLILKKRKYLILLSTVMVVVFTFLFSEFLKPNPIYEASARVKFERSTTMAQQLLESLSYSNVNDLGTQIEFVRSFPVMERVAVDLGRVSREASEEEKRSAAYLNIVYNLGQEITAQREGDTNIIRISAVSGQPEQAERMANSTASAYRVENIAARNRLVNESRRFVEEQLEYLEKSLNDSEEALRGFKENEGRVFLSDEARAALDTFTKLEEQYNEVLRKRAEGERQIAVLKRSDAVIGNQTGRIFTEEQNALLTILNQRLLDLIQERDTLLINYTPDHPQVTEQQLKIDNVKSEMIRELKSKVATLMNREDALQEQRDHYRKRYLGYPRAAIQMSRLEREVKVNTDLLATLKAKHQELLIKGAERIEEVAMIAPAMTPMSPINASNVTLNLMIGALMGCFLGIVLAFGRESFDTSIGTIEGVEEFLKVPVLGIIPQFDQNVLKDMAVEALPPDTPPSVADSLSKLVCLLDPKSVLSESLRSLRTNIQFASMDRRVKSIIFTSAALGEGKSTCVINLAITMAQEGMKVLLVDADLRKPIVHQRLGLEREPGLVDALLGTTSWRSYVRSATDLMLGTVGVDRLMNTPGLDNLHVLTSGSESRNPNEFLNINKIKTLTSEMQEDYDIVLIDTPPILPVTDAVAFSSRVDGAILVYQVGRIGRNALKRAKFLLDHAQANVLGVVLTNVKSEVTPEYGLYRYEYR
- a CDS encoding glycosyltransferase family 4 protein — encoded protein: MTWFLFCYWYEPDAPRDPVGLIRMWALADALTKVGDRVTLFPPRYRSALRRRVCTVIPIRLIHLRFLRPLSYALFSFIHGLMRALLARPDVVYYRWMDSPHALVLAKLLGVPCVCEVNGEPVPEWLDDRTGVVHSLKRLSARLALRHCDRIVVLTEGLRSLLHERYDVPLERIALLPSGTDVQLFVPRDAVAARLELGLSPSRPYVGFVGSFYRYQGLDALLSAMLVIKTVYPTAQLILVGDGEAAEELKQQAARLNLEDSIAWTGRIPYWEVPVWISAMSVCVAPFRGDRGETSPVKIFDYLACGRPVVASAIPSVVSIFTTDSGVQLVPPDEARPLADAIIALLKDSARCGVMGAQGRRFVESRFSWTAIAGQLRRWLDEDMTATHHAHSHVL
- a CDS encoding glycosyltransferase family 2 protein gives rise to the protein MSIAIISYNTRTLLLDCLKSVFESTDAIRFEVIVVDNNSQDATVPAVQMTYPKIDLIVNPDNLGFAKAVNQAFALSRGRYFLMLNSDTRIWPQTLDRMLACLDQEPTIGAVGCKQWTGDGLLYQSCYPFPSIRDHLIYAEVFRRWAPTLQGSLAARQVIDCSQSQDVDWINGACLLVRRELMKACGGLDEGYFMYFEDVDLCREIRRRGYRIRHLADADIVHLLGRSGTNDRACLNIVWEFSRIRYVEKHFSWLKCWIMKGWIAVGALVRLIGALGRSQSVATDISFDTYLSIVRRLLIGRRPTQTGLAWSGLNKG
- a CDS encoding glycosyltransferase family 39 protein produces the protein MGLLARAWVIWTAPGHSFAVDQLFDTLAWNLVILGRFTLDGVDPAAHVAPLYPAVLASFYFLVGHRPDWVPMLHILFDLGAAWSLYRVGTALWDSRVGAWTASIVFLYPAYWTYDPRIRSEALLTLLISVWLWTVVRSAQVPSSRQFTLMGLAAGLTILCKPVVLVLAVVLMAFIWIDTDQLSQRVKYGVVYGATCLVLVLPWSVRNYMSFHHIIPVSAGVGAGLWMGSDPSSRGSWPMSQEQEQAIWESAGITPLPYAYAMYDVSTDQLLRRKGVDRIVADPLNYAALTCGRIWDFWVGNAYYLSDEGQGFMHGLQKDLKERNLAVATYSLVKRLLLVPGLIVLACFSAWVHREHWKTLLPLYLFPIGLTAGYVPFTVEAGRYALPVLPCLMMLSVAAVPHFRMRRAILQRRPVSLHMTSA